In Erigeron canadensis isolate Cc75 chromosome 1, C_canadensis_v1, whole genome shotgun sequence, a single window of DNA contains:
- the LOC122585185 gene encoding ethylene-responsive transcription factor ERF025-like, which translates to MSTSGGSLQHTTGKHPTLHGIRSRNGKWVAEIREPRKTSRIWLGTYPTPEMAAAAYDVAALSLKGRDAMLNFPDLVGSYRVPESPEPALIRSAAGDASELAKQFMERETHHRTHHVRGTYNNENNMNDDQFIDEEAIFDMPNLLVDMAEGMLVSPPRQIITTDDRSLGDSSECDNLWSY; encoded by the coding sequence ATGAGCACCTCCGGAGGCTCCTTACAGCACACCACTGGAAAACACCCAACCTTACATGGAATACGTAGCAGGAACGGGAAATGGGTGGCTGAGATTCGTGAACCGCGTAAAACCTCACGTATTTGGCTTGGAACTTACCCAACGCCCGAGATGGCTGCAGCTGCTTACGACGTGGCAGCTTTGTCCCTCAAGGGTCGTGATGCCATGTTGAATTTTCCTGACTTGGTTGGATCATATCGCGTCCCCGAGTCCCCTGAGCCAGCCTTGATAAGGAGTGCGGCTGGTGACGCTTCCGAGTTGGCGAAACAGTTCATGGAGAGGGAAACCCATCACCGGACTCATCATGTACGTGGTACTTATAATAATGAGAATAACATGAATGATGATCAGTTCATAGATGAAGAAGCAATATTTGATATGCCGAATTTGTTGGTGGATATGGCGGAGGGAATGCTGGTGAGTCCGCCACGACAGATCATCACTACGGATGATCGCTCGTTAGGGGACTCTTCTGAGTGTGACAACTTATGGagctattaa